Proteins from one Nicotiana tabacum cultivar K326 chromosome 23, ASM71507v2, whole genome shotgun sequence genomic window:
- the LOC107809529 gene encoding guard cell S-type anion channel SLAC1: MNVGSNSVGNHLVDIHEVLHEEEEDKEENNNTSNMADKSDKRFNRPTKNREIKSAPRNFSRQVSLETGFSVLNGETSKDKNERKVLGRSGKSFGGFGVNGTGIEARNKGDFSMFRTKSTLVRQSSKIPLRKESGIDLQNNNVKGGIDENVNKSVPAGRYFDALRGPELDQVKDSEDILLPKDEKWPFLLRFPIGCFGICLGLSSQAILWRSLALSPATKFLHVPLFINLVIWLLGVGILVAVFITYMFKCALYFEAIKREYSHPVRVNFFFAPWIVCMFLAIGTPPKTAPETLHPAIWCVFIAPIFFLNLKIYGQWLSGGKRRLSKVANPSSHLSVIGNFVGAILAAKVGWKEPGKFLWAIGFAHYLVVFVTLYQRLPTSEALPKELHPVYSMFIATPAAASIAWGAIYDEFDGLARTCYFISLFLYLSLVVRPNFFTGFRFSVAWWSYTFPMTTVSIATIKYAEEVPSFITKALALALSFMSTTMVCILFVSTLLHAFVWQTLFPNDLAIAITKKRYNKDKKPLMKRWTKQSPLSFVTSIRKHHSGDKESVSDEEK, translated from the exons ATGAATGTAGGATCAAATTCTGTAGGAAACCATCTAGTTGACATTCATGAAGTCTTgcatgaagaggaagaagataagGAAGAAAACAACAACACTTCTAATATGGCTGATAAATCAGACAAGCGATTCAACAGGCCTAcgaaaaatagagaaataaaaaGTGCTCCTAGGAATTTCAGCAGGCAAGTGTCACTAGAAACAGGCTTCTCTGTACTCAATGGAGAGACttctaaagataaaaatgagagaaaagtaCTTGGAAGAAGTGGGAAGAGTTTTGGAGGATTTGGTGTTAATGGAACTGGTATTGAAGCAAGAAATAAAGGAGATTTCAGCATGTTTAGGACTAAATCTACTCTTGTTAGGCAATCATCAAAGATACCACTTAGAAAAGAGAGTGGAATTGATCTTCAGAACAATAATGTTAAAGGAGGAATTGATGAAAATGTCAATAAGAGTGTACCTGCTGGAAGATACTTTGATGCCCTTAGAGGACCTGAACTTGATCAAGTCAAG GATTCTGAGGATATTCTTCTTccgaaagatgaaaaatggcCTTTCCTGCTCAGGTTCCCTATTGGTTGCTTTGGTATCTGCTTAGGTCTTAGCAGTCAAGCCATCCTCTGGCGTTCTCTTGCTCTAAGTCCTGCCACCAAATTCCTCCATGTTCCACTTTTCATTAACTTGGTGATTTGGCTGTTAGGCGTGGGGATTCTAGTTGCAGTTTTCATAACCTACATGTTCAAATGTGCACTTTACTTTGAAGCTATAAAGAGAGAATACTCTCATCCGGTGAGGGTCAACTTCTTTTTTGCTCCATGGATTGTCTGCATGTTTTTAGCCATAGGTACACCGCCTAAAACAGCCCCAGAAACTCTTCACCCAGCCATCTGGTGTGTATTCATAGCCCCTATCTTCTTCCTCAATCTCAAAATCTATGGCCAATGGCTTTCGGGAGGGAAAAGGCGTCTTAGTAAAGTAGCCAACCCATCTTCTCACCTTTCTGTAATTGGGAATTTCGTGGGAGCCATTTTGGCTGCTAAAGTGGGATGGAAGGAGCCTGGCAAGTTCTTGTGGGCTATTGGCTTTGCACATTACCTTGTGGTGTTTGTCACATTATATCAGAGGTTGCCAACAAGTGAAGCGTTGCCTAAGGAACTGCACCCTGTTTATTCCATGTTCATTGCAACTCCAGCTGCAGCTAGCATTGCTTGGGGTGCTATCTATGATGAATTTGATGGCTTGGCAAGGACATGCTACTTCATTTCATTATTTCTCTACTTGTCGTTGGTTGTACGTCCCAACTTCTTCACAGGATTCAG ATTTTCAGTTGCATGGTGGTCATATACGTTTCCAATGACCACAGTTTCAATAGCAACCATAAAGTATGCAGAGGAGGTCCCATCTTTCATAACCAAGGCTCTGGCCTTGGCCCTTTCGTTCATGTCGACAACAATGGTCTGCATATTATTTGTCTCCACTCTTCTACATGCTTTTGTGTGGCAGACCTTGTTCCCCAATGATCTTGCCATTGCCATAAcaaagaagagatacaacaaagATAAGAAGCCTTTGATGAAACGTTGGACAAAACAGTCCCCTCTTTCATTTGTCACATCAATAAGGAAACATCATTCAGGAGACAAAGAGTCTGTCTCTGATGAGGAGAAATGA